From the genome of Candidozyma auris chromosome 2, complete sequence, one region includes:
- the YPT7 gene encoding Ypt7p — MDSPEFLKVVLLGDSGVGKTCLRAQFVHHIFTNAYKATIGGDYLTTSIEIPKGKAPESNESIRSGPDYDEPKKVSLQVWDTAGQERFNSISSAFYRGADVCVLVYDVTNYESVLSLRDWFSRFIEHCKVDKPGVIIVGNKIDKTNERCIDKDEIQEVLCRNDPKVNLNDYVANWDTDLIEITCKQLSLVEMVFRRAACVGVQISSRRRPSVTGFDSIELNKIRTWSCSC; from the coding sequence ATGGACTCTCCTGAGTTTCTCAAAGTGGTACTACTAGGCGACTCCGGCGTGGGAAAGACCTGTCTACGTGCACAGTTTGTTCACCATATCTTCACTAATGCATACAAAGCGACCATTGGTGGTGACTATTTGACCACTAGTATCGAGATACCAAAAGGGAAAGCTCCTGAATCGAACGAGTCTATACGTTCTGGACCAGATTATGACGAACCAAAAAAGGTCAGTTTACAGGTTTGGGATACGGCCGGCCAAGAGAGATTCAACTCGATATCTCTGGCTTTTTATAGAGGCGCAGATGTGTGTGTTCTAGTGTACGATGTGACCAATTACGAGTCGGTATTGAGTTTGAGAGACTGGTTCTCCAGATTTATAGAACACTGCAAAGTCGATAAACCAGGAGTCATAATTGTTGGGAATAAGATCGACAAAACAAACGAAAGATGCATTGACAAGGACGAGATACAAGAGGTTCTTTGTCGTAATGACCCAAAAGTTAATCTTAACGACTATGTTGCAAATTGGGACACAGACTTGATAGAGATTACATGCAAACAACTTCTGCTAGTGGAGATGGTGTTTCGAAGAGCTGCTTGTGTAGGGGTGCAAATCTCAAGCCGACGTAGACCAAGTGTGACAGGATTCGACTCAATCGAGTTGAACAAGATACGTACTTGGTCATGCTCTTGTTGA
- the YKT6 gene encoding palmitoyltransferase YKT6: MKIYYIGILKVKDSVVELAAARDLSQFSFFERSSVSQFMTFFSETVSQRTAAGQRQSIEEGNYVGHTYTRSEGLSCVVITDKEYPVRPAYTLINKILEEYLSLHPANEWSSATETNPSFSFDKLDQYIKKYQDPSQADSIMKVQQELDETKIVLHKTIESVLQRGEKLDTLVDKSEALSSSSRMFYKQAKKTNSCCAIV; this comes from the coding sequence ATGAAGATTTATTATATCGGCATCCTAAAGGTCAAGGACTCTGTTGTGGAGCTTGCTGCCGCCAGAGATCTCTCCCAGTTCTCGTTCTTCGAAAGATCCTCGGTGTCTCAGTTCATGACATTCTTTTCGGAAACAGTTTCCCAAAGAACGGCAGCAGGTCAGAGACAAAGtattgaagaaggcaaCTACGTTGGCCATACTTACACAAGGCTGGAAGGTTTATCATGTGTTGTGATTACAGATAAGGAATACCCCGTGAGACCCGCGTATACTTTAATCAACAAGATTTTAGAGGAATACCTTTCTTTGCATCCTGCTAATGAGTGGAGCTCTGCTACAGAGACTAACCCATCATTTTCCTTCGACAAGTTGGATCAGTATATCAAGAAGTACCAGGATCCCTCCCAGGCTGACTCAATCATGAAAGTGCAACAAGAGTTGGACGAGACGAAGATTGTGTTGCATAAAACAATCGAGTCTGTTTTGCAAAGAGGTGAGAAATTAGATACTTTGGTGGACAAAAGTGAAGCACTTTCTTCGTCGTCCAGAATGTTTTACAAGCAGGCCAAGAAGACAAACTCCTGCTGCGCTATTGTCTAG
- the PDE2 gene encoding 3',5'-cyclic-nucleotide phosphodiesterase PDE2 has product MADVHVLSPSNSVVLPGSASALAVKSLQKYTSVRSLVCSFFERANNERDADRATVVVLDEFSKTSDPLDALSGADKVLLFRYFFSHLNLIAVEMKSLNEGVVLNLNSIISSTNSLAGHRISRIELWTGTAPQLINDVYLDDESSPPGVTNAVNTMSSALCVSSCKSTSTGIRIRKLLRLLHENIDTFKLLSKTDSEHLSRLTHLVGHWSFPSHELSIDDLSYCAFLMLEFAFRYIKELAMWSTFPMPSANELMMFVFLVRDNYQHGNPFHNFRHAVDVMQACFHYLIRLRCLPKFSQFKNDPRENELTTLSEDFSSKKQSTLLEMVFPLAPVQPEGEALVPHLNPIQSLGLLLAAIGHDLGHPGVTNAFLINHEASTSQIYNERSVLESYHTSVFINRIFCICFPGLLAYVTDFNSKLTLKNLIIGSILATDMAEHFEYVDKLKKFKFSTSDPLDNKVKLISSLLIKCADISNVTRPLRVSSQWALVLSREFSEIETLEKKLANEKVELDVQYEKVPTFVDDVLKVNPDLHKGQLFFIKTFAEGLFNSISDLLPELKYTSDIASENKKFWLEREASFNI; this is encoded by the coding sequence ATGGCTGACGTCCACGTGCTCAGTCCGTCAAATTCCGTGGTGTTGCCGGGGTCGGCTTCTGCCCTAGCGGTGAAGTCACTCCAGAAATACACAAGCGTAAGGTCTTTGGTGTGTTCTTTTTTCGAACGAGCTAACAACGAACGGGACGCTGACAGAGCCACCGTGGTTGTGTTGGATGAGTTTTCCAAGACAAGTGATCCTTTGGACGCTCTCAGTGGTGCTGATAAGGTGTTGCTTTTTCGATACTTCTTCAGTCACTTGAACTTAATAGCAGTCGAGATGAAGTCACTTAATGAAGGCGTCGTTCTCAATCTCAACTCGATCATCTCCAGCACGAATTCATTGGCTGGCCACAGAATATCCAGAATCGAGTTGTGGACAGGCACCGCACCACAGTTGATTAATGACGTTTATTTGGACGATGAATCGTCCCCTCCTGGCGTTACAAATGCCGTCAACACCATGTCTTCGGCGCTCTGCGTCAGCTCGTGCAAATCCACGTCGACCGGGATTCGCATACGCAAGCTTTTACGCCTATTGCATGAGAATATAGACACTTTCAAGCTACTTCTGAAAACAGATAGCGAGCATCTTTCACGACTCACACATTTGGTGGGCCATTGGTCTTTCCCATCCCACGAACTCTCCATCGACGACTTATCCTATTGTGCGTTTTTGATGCTTGAATTTGCTTTCCGCTACATTAAAGAATTGGCCATGTGGTCCACGTTTCCAATGCCCTCCGCAAACGAGCTCATGATGTTTGTATTCTTGGTGAGAGATAATTATCAGCATGGTAACCCATTCCACAATTTCCGTCACGCAGTGGACGTGATGCAAGCATGTTTCCATTACCTCATAAGACTTAGGTGTTTACCTAAATTCTCGCAGTTTAAAAACGATCCCAGAGAGAATGAGCTCACCACATTATCTGAAGATTTTTCTCTGAAAAAGCAGTCCACTCTACTCGAGATGGTGTTTCCTTTGGCACCTGTTCAACCAGAAGGTGAAGCTCTTGTACCGCATTTAAATCCAATACAGTCTCTTGGGTTACTTCTCGCAGCTATTGGCCACGATTTGGGCCACCCAGGCGTAACCAACGCCTTTTTGATTAATCATGAAGCTTCCACTTCTCAAATTTACAATGAAAGATCGGTACTAGAACTGTACCATACTTCGGTCTTCATTAACAGAATCTTCTGCATTTGTTTCCCAGGACTATTAGCATATGTGACTGACTTCAACTCGAAGTTGACACTTAAAAATCTCATCATTGGCAGCATATTAGCGACAGATATGGCAGAGCATTTTGAATACGTTGACAAACTTaaaaaattcaaatttTCCACTTCTGACCCGTTGGACAACAAAGTGAAACTCATCTCGTCGTTGTTGATCAAATGTGCCGATATATCAAACGTAACGAGACCTTTGCGAGTCTCCTCACAGTGGGCGTTAGTATTGTCGCGAGAGTTTTCGGAGATCGAAACATTAGAAAAGAAATTAGCCAACGAGAAGGTTGAACTCGATGTTCAATACGAAAAGGTTCCTACCTTTGTCGACGACGTCTTGAAGGTGAATCCAGATTTGCATAAAGGACAActttttttcatcaaaacaTTCGCCGAGGGCCTCTTCAATAGCATTCTGGATTTGTTACCGGAATTAAAGTACACAAGCGACATAGCATCGGAAAATAAGAAGTTTTGGCTCGAGAGAGAGGCGAGCTTCAATATTTGA
- a CDS encoding NAD(P)-dependent alcohol dehydrogenase: protein MTIENPAFVLKSIKNVTFEDRPIRPLQPKEVRVHVQHTGICGSDVHYWQQGRIGKYKLEEGKDMVLGHESGGTVVEVGSEVTALKKGDRVAMEPGVPCRFCQLCRDGKYNMCEDIHFAATPPWDGTLQRYYNIAYDYCYKIPDHMDMEEAALVEPVSVAVQAMKRAQLKGTDSVVVFGCGPIGLLCQAVAKAFGCMKVIGVDISEGRLEFAKTFGADGVYKMPPKKEKEGPEEYATRVSDEMKEEFSLGSSGADVILEATGAEPCIQVGVYLAKHEGTFVQTGMGREFVGFPVIEALVKQLNWTGTIRYTTGCYPTAIDLVASGKIDVKRLVTNRFKFEDAEKAFNLVKEGRTDVIKVMIAGVTDETAI from the coding sequence ATGACAATTGAAAACCCAGCATTCGTTCTCAAATCAATCAAAAACGTCACCTTTGAAGACAGACCCATTCGTCCATTGCAGCCTAAGGAAGTGAGGGTCCATGTCCAACACACTGGCATTTGTGGAAGTGACGTTCACTATTGGCAGCAGGGAAGAATAGGCAAATACAAATTGGAGGAGGGGAAAGATATGGTGTTGGGCCACGAGCTGGGCGGTACTGTCGTGGAAGTTGGCTCTGAAGTGACCgcattgaagaaaggtGACAGAGTCGCTATGGAGCCTGGTGTGCCTTGTCGCTTCTGTCAACTTTGTCGTGACGGAAAGTACAACATGTGTGAAGACATACACTTTGCGGCCACTCCTCCTTGGGATGGAACTTTGCAGCGCTACTACAACATCGCCTACGACTACTGTTACAAGATCCCAGACCACATGGACATGGAAGAGGCCGCGTTGGTGGAGCCAGTCAGTGTTGCCGTACAGGCCATgaaaagagctcaattgaAGGGCACTGACTCGGTGGTTGTGTTTGGATGCGGGCCCATTGGCTTATTGTGCCAGGCTGTGGCTAAAGCTTTTGGGTGTATGAAAGTCATTGGGGTAGACATTTCCGAGGGACGTTTGGAGTTTGCAAAGACTTTTGGTGCTGATGGTGTCTACAAAATGCCGCCcaaaaaggagaaagagGGTCCCGAAGAGTATGCCACTCGTGTGTCTGATGAGATGAAGGAGGAATTCTCTCTAGGAAGTTCTGGCGCCGATGTGATCTTGGAGGCAACAGGGGCAGAGCCTTGTATTCAAGTTGGTGTTTATTTGGCAAAGCACGAAGGCACGTTTGTACAAACTGGTATGGGAAGAGAGTTTGTCGGCTTCCCAGTTATCGAAGCGTTGGTCAAGCAGCTCAATTGGACGGGTACAATCAGATACACCACCGGCTGTTACCCTACAGCAATTGACTTGGTCGCCTCAGGTAAGATTGATGTGAAGAGGCTCGTGACTAATCGGTTCAAGTTTGAGGACGCCGAGAAGGCGTTTAATTTGGTCAAAGAGGGTAGGACAGATGTGATCAAGGTGATGATCGCTGGTGTCACAGACGAGACTGCAATTTGA